ttcttcttcttgcaTAATCACTCAACAAGTCAATACAGAAATAACATAAGTCAATAAAATCACAAACAAAAATGGGTTACTGGTCAGCTGCAAACGCCACGGAAGCATACATCAAAACCATGAAAATGGTAAGTTTATGCAAGTATTCAGTACAACGGTTTCTTTGTACTTTGTAATGCAAACTAATACTCATCTATGAATCTGTTTATGCAGGGTAAGAGAGCAAACGAACCGGATGGAGCTGAGTTCATCTCAGCAATTGCAGCGGGAAACAACGCTCAATTCATGGTGGTTGCATGTGCGGCCATGGCTGGTTCCACCACCTTAGGTATCATTGCGGCATCTCATCAAACAGGTGGTAGGCTTGTTTGCATTGTGAAGGGGATTGGACAACTTGAGTCCTCCAAGCAAGTCCTTAACTCAGACACCTACCGGGTTGAATTCGTAGTCGGAAATGCTGAATCTCTGTTGTCAAATGAATACAAATCCGCCGATTTTGTGGTCATCGACTGTAACCTAGAGAATCATTAAGGGATTCTTGGGGCCATACAAAGCAACAGAGAAAAGAGAACGATTGTGTTGGGGTGTAATGCATATTGGAAGGATTCACGGGTGTGGAGCAGATCAAACGGTCATTTGCTGCCGATTGGAGAAGGGTTGCTGATGAGGAGAGTTCCCGGAAAGTGTGAAAACAGTGGTGGGAGGCGGAGACATTGGGTGGTTAAAGTTGATAAATGCACAGGCGATGAGCATGTTTTTCGGATCAAATCAGCAGGTGGCAAAGTTGTATAACGACTCAAGGATTCAAGTAACTAATTTAGTCTTTGATTTAGTTTTTCAGTTATTATTGTATAATCAAAGGGTATCTTATGTTAGAATTCTGATATTAGGGTTTGAAGAACGAGAGTTTTGTTCATATGATAATGAATTAATAATCTTTGAATGTCGTAATACATATGAATATATACACGAATAACAGTGGCAGTAACCGCCACATAAAAAACTTAGgttaataaaataataacaataatattaataTGATCTAGCTTATAATTATCCGTCTAACACCCTCCCGTAAGCTTAATCATTTCAGATTCATTTGCAGTAGTTCCTTTAGCCTTATGAAGTCCTTCGGCTGGAGAGCTTTTGTCATGATGTCTGCTAGTTGATCTTTTGTTGCACAGAATATTACGGTTACTTCCCTTTTCTTGATTAAATCTCTAATAAAGTGATACTTGACCCTTATATGCTTGCTTTTACCATGATATACCGGATCTCTGGCTAAACATATAGTTGACTTGTTATCACAAAAGATTGGAATTGAGTAACCTTCTTTTCCTTGCAGATCATCTAAGATACCTTTAATCCATAAGGCTTGACATCCTGTCAAAGATAAAGCCATGTATTCGGCTTCCGTTGATGACAGTGCCACCACTttttgtttctttgattgccaagataTAGGACCTGATCCTAAATGGAAAATGTAACCTGAAGTGCTTTTACTATCATCTATATTTCCTGCATAATCGCTATCACTGAACCCCATTAAATGTTTCTTCCCTCCTTTAGAGTATGTAACTCCTAATTCTTAGGTCCCTTTAATGTATTTTAGTATACGTTTCGCTGCCTCCCAGTGACTTCTCTTTGGACATTCCATAAACCTACTTACTTTGCTTACTGCAAACATAATGTCTGGTCTGGTGTTTGTTAAGTACATCAGACTCCCAACCAGACTACGATACATTCCCTCATCTATGAACTCTTCTGGATCATCTTTAGATAACTTTAATCCATATTCCATTGGAGTTGACACTGTGTTGCAGTGTGTCATTCTATATTTCTCCAATAGATTTCGCATGTACTTCTTTTGTGACAGAGTAATATTTCCATTCTCATATGTGACTTCCATACCGAGGAAGTAATGTAATCGACCCATATCCGTCAtttcaaattcctttttcattgAATCCTTGAATTCGGAAATTAATTTTATCGAGCTACTTGCTATTATCAAGTCGTCTACGTACAGGCATATCACAATCTTTCCTTCATTTGTGTTCTTGATGTAGAGAGTATGTTCATAGATGCATTTCTTAAATTTGTTCTTAATGAAGTATGTATCTATTCGACTATACCAAGCCCTGGGAGCTTGTTTTAAACCATATAAAGCTCGCTTGAGAAAACATACCTTTTTCTCTTCTCCTTTCTTGATATAGCCTTGAGGTTGTTCTATATAAACTTGTTCTTCCAGTTTGCCGTTTAGAAAAGCggttttcacatccatttgatGGAGATGCAATTCATATTGAGGTGCTAGAGCCAAAACTAAACGAACTGTTTCAAATCTAATTACAGGAGCAAAAACTTCCTGATAATCTATCCCGTATTTCTGTTTGTATCCTTTTACAACCAACCTGGCCTTGTACTTGTCTCCATTTCCCTTCTCATCATATTTTGTCTTGTAGATCCATTTAACACCTATCGGTTTTTGTTGTGTAGGAGGATCTACAAGTTCCCATGTTTGATTCTTTTGAATTGACTCTATCTCTTTGTCCATTGCTTCTTGACATCTTGAGTCCTTACTGGCTTCTTCGAATGATGTGGGATCAGAACTAGTGTAAAGAACAAAGTTAACAACTTGATTTTCTTTATACTTTTGCAAAACTTCTGCTTGCTTCTGTGAGTTTCCTAGTCCCTCGATATATATTACGTAGATTTTTTGTTCGAATAACTTCATTTTCAGAATCCGATGAGGATGAGTTATTCTACTGTTGACGTGCAGATTCTGATGAGGACGAGTTGTTCTCCTGTTGGCGAGCAGATTCAGTTGCACTTCCGGTTTCGGTTTGCTGTTCATGATTGGTTTCATGAAATTGATCCTCATCTTCTTGTAATGTTTGTTCATTGTGCTCAGGTAGAGCTGCTGATGTCTGCTCGACTTGTACAGCATCTGGTTCTCCATTTTCTTGAGACTGAGGCTCATCTATGTCGGATATTATAAATGGAACCTCCGAATTTTCTGTATTTATGACCCATTGTTTGCTTTCATCAAACACTACGTCTCGACTTATGATCATTTTTTTAGTGGATTGTACAGTTTACAGCCTTTGGTTTGTTCACTGTAGCCGACAAATATTGTCTTTTCCATCTTTCATTTAACTTGCCTCGATGTTGCTTTGGAACATGAGCATAAACTAAACTTCCAAACACTTTGAGATGTTCTACATTGGGCTTTCTACCATTCCATGCTTCATAAGGTGTTAAATTGGGTCTTGTTTTGGTAATTGTTCGATTTAGAATATAAGTAGCACATGCTATTGCTTCTGCCCAATAACAATTTGGTAGTTGCTTGACATTCATCATACTTCTGCTTAGTTCCATTAACGTTCTATTTTTCCTTTCTGCTACCCCATTCTGTTGGGGTGTATAACTGTTCGTTAGTTGATGACGTATCCCATtcatcttcaagtaatcttgaaATGTCTTACTGCAGTATTcttgatgcgggcccaagtgtggaggaacgggctattttatatttggaggcccaagaccgcgtaacaaaaggggcttcactaaaatggctctaacttgggctacgggggtccgttttggacgtgcgaccaggcgattcgaacgtgagaacgagctccatcttgctgcaaacgcctatggcggtttgggtcatcgtccaggccgaaaaacacttatttctattagttatttgcatttttatgttttttggactattttgggcattttgttttaggccgtgtgtttggcccgttatctttttttaggcccgtttcgaatttctgttcttatttatatgtccctttagtaaatgaaacaatcagacttgaattttgagaaaactgaattttcacttcaaattctgtgccctttgggttgcaatttgggggttggggaagaactacacgggtattcgtagaatcaacgtgtttgatcttcatttaTCGTACCACGCactacatcagttggtatcagagccgaattcctggctcaaaatgcctccgaggagaaacaacaacaggcctctCGATGAAGTGTATGAACGAGAGTTGGAGCAGCGACTTATGGCGAGAGTGGATGAGCGGTTGGATCAAGTGGTCGATCAGTTGACTAACCGGATGGCCGACTTGATCAATCGTAGGAGGCAGAGACCCAATGACGGGTATGGTTCTGAACTTAGTAACCCATTTGGTGATGATTCGACTTCCGAAGACGAACGGGAGGGGCAGCCAAGGGGTGAACGTGGAGGGGGTAACAGGcgttgggattctgggataagaGTTGATATTCCGGAATTTGATGGGTCTAGTTTGAATCCGGAGGGGTTCATCGATTGGTTGGCTACCGTAGAGGAGGTGTTCGAGTACAAGGAGGTGCCTGAAAACAAGCGGGTGGCCTTGATCGCTACCAGGTTACGTGGTAGGGCCTCTGCGTGGTGGCAACAATTGAAATTAACACGGAATAGACTCGGGAAGTCAAGGATCGTGACGTGGGCCAAGATGAAAAAGTGCTTGCGGTCCAACTTTTTGCCTCATAATTTTCAAAGGTTGATGTACCAGCATCTGTAGAATTTGAAACAGGGGGCTAAATCGATTGATGATTATACCACAGAATTTTACTAGTTGATTGCGAGGAATGATATTCAAGAACCGGAGGAGCAACTTGTTTCTCGGTATATTGGGGGTCTAAGGGTTCAAATCATGGAGTCCGTGAATCTTTTTGATCCGTTAGCCATTCCTGAGGCACACCAACGGGCGTTGGCCTTTGAGAAGCAAAACCGTCGGGTGGGCGGTTCATTTACCCCTGCTGGGGGAAACGTTGGGTCAGGCAGTGGGGCACCTCGTGGCGGGCCTAGTCAGCAGAAGCCGGGGGGTAGCAATATCGGGCCTACTTCTAAGGGGGCTAGTAGTAGTGGTCcgagatgtttcaattgtggtgagacGGGCCATCGTCAAGCTGAGTGTAAGAAGGCCGGTAAAAGACACTTGTTTGCTGAGTCTGAGGATGAATAGTATGAGGAATATGAAAATAACCCAGTGTATGATGAAGAAACTGAGTACAAAGAAGAGGTTGTGACCGGTGATGTTGGGGTGAACTTGGTGGTCAGGCGCTCTTGCTATACACCAAAGGCAGATGGGGATGACTGGCTGAAACACAACATCTTCCACTCAACATGTACCATTTTGGGGAAGGTTTGCACGTTTGTCATTGATTCGGGAAGTTGTGACAATCTGATTTCTGAAGAGGCAGTTCAAAAGTTGGCCTTGAAGACAGAGAGTCACCCGAAACCGTACAAGCTTCAATGGCTTAAAAAGGGAGGTGAAGTGACAGTATCTAAAAGGGCACTTGTTTCTATTTCTATTGGGTCAACGTACAAAGATGATGTTGTGTGTGATGTGGTCCCTATGGACGCGTGTCACTTATTGTTGGGTAGACCTTGGGAATATGAACGTAATATTGAGCATAACGGGCGGTCCAATACCTATAGTTTTTTGTTTGGTGGTGTGAAGATCACTCTTGTCCCTAGCAAGCCTAAACAGTTAGCCACAAAACAGTTGGGTAATTTGTTGACCATCAGCCAGTTTCAAGATGAATTGGAGGACACAAACAGTATTTTTGTTTTGATAGGGAAGGCAGTGCCCGAGGAAGTCGAAATTCCTGAAGCTATGGTTCCTTTGCTTGaggaattttctgatgtttttccGGTTGAGTTGCCTGATGGATTACCGCCTTTGCGTGACATCCAACATCATATTGATTTGGAGCCTGGGTCACAGTTACCCAATAGACCACATTACAGGATGAGCCCTGCTGAGCATGATGAGTTGCGAAGACAGGTTGAGGAGTTGATTTCTAAGGGTCACGTTCGTGAAAGTATGAGCCCTTGTGCTGTTCCGGCTTTATTGACTCCAAAAAAAGATGGCACTTGGCGTATGTGTGTTGATAGTCGAGCAATCAACAAGATCACTGTGAGGTACAGGTTTCCTATTCCTCGACTTGATGATTTGCTTGATCAACTTAGTGGTGCTAGTATTTTTACGAAGTTAGATTTGAAGAGTGGTTATTACCAGATTCGTCTTAGACCGGGTGACGAGTGGAAGACTGCCTTCAAGACTCGTGAAGGATTGTATGAGTGGTTGGTGATGCCATTTGGTTTATCAAACACACCTAGTACTTTTATGCGTGTGATGAATCAGTTGCTTAGACCTCTTATTGGGAAGTTCTTGGTTGTGTATtttgatgacattctcatttatagTGCTTCTTTCAGCGACCATGTTGTGCATGTGAGGCAGGTTTTGGCTTTACTTCGCAGGGACCGTTTTTATGCAGCCACCAAGAAGTGTGTGTTCATGACCCCTAAAGTGTTATTCTTGGGGTATGTTATTTCTGGTGATGGGATACAGGTTGATGAATCCAAAGTGGCGGCTGTTCAAGATTGGCCAACTCCTACTACCATTACTGAAGTTCGTAGTTTCCATGGGCTTGCTTCTTTTTACAGAAGGTTCATTCCACACTTCAGTTCTATTATGGCCCCAGTGACAAATTGTATGAAGGGGAAGACGTTTGTATGGACAGATGAGGCAGAGTTGGCTTTTCAAGTTGTGAAAGAGAAGCTCACTACAGCACCAATTCTGGTATTGCCtaatttttctcaagtttttGAACTTCATACCGATGCCTCAAAGGTTGGAATTGGTGGGGTTCTTAGTCAGGGTGGTCGACATGTTGCTTATTTTAGTGAGAAGTTAATTGGGCCTAAGTTGAGGTACAGTACTTATGACCTAGAGTATTATGCAGTGGTCCAAGCTGTGAAGCATTGGCGTCATTACTTGTTTCAAAAAGAGTTTGTTTTATTCACTGATCATGATTCCCTAAGGCATATTCGTACTCAAGACAAGGTATCTCACAAGTATGGGCGATGGTTGGCCTTTCTTGAGAAGTTTACTTTTGTGGTCAAACACAAGACTGGTGTTTCAAATAGGGttgctgatgccttgagcaggaggAGTAATCTGCTTGTATCTATGAGGGTTGATGTGCCGGGTTTGGAGGCCATTCGTGAACAGTTAGCCATTGATCCTTATTTCTCAGTTATTTTGCAGGATGTGGAAACTGGGCAAAAGTCAGACTTTCTTTTGCATGATGGTTTTCTGTTCAAGGGGAATCGGATATGTATTCCCGATTCTAGTCTTCGCTTAAAGATTATCAAGGAGTTACATGGTGAAGGGCATGTTGGTCGTGATCGTACTTTACAATTGGTTCAAGCTTCTtattattggcctactatgaggAAAGAGGTGGATCGTTATGTGAAGAGGTGCCGTATTTGTCAGGTTTCCAAGGGCACGGCTACCAATGCGGGTCTCTATATGCCTTTGCCAATTCCCTCACAGCCATGGGTTGATATTAGTATGGATTTCGTGTTGGGGTTACCTCGTACTCAGAGAGGTAATGATTCCATCTTTGTTGTGGTGGATCGGTTTTCTAAGATGGTACATTTTATTCCCTGCAAGAAGACGACTGATGCTGTTAATGTAGCCCAACTATTTTTTCGTGATGTGTACCGTTTGCATGGGCTACCTTCTTCAATTGTGTCTGATCAGGATACCCGATTTCTGAGTCATTTTTGGCGTAGCCTGTGGAAGATGGTGAATACTCAACTCAACTTCAGtagtgcttatcacccacaaactgatgggcAAACTGAAGTTCTTAATCGGTCACTTGGGAATTTGCTGAGGTGTTTGGTTGGTGATCATGTGAAGGCATGGGATCAAAAATTGTGTCAAGCTGAGTTTGCTCATAATCATGCTGTTAATCGGAGCACTGGATATAGCCCATTTCAGGTAGTTTATTCATTTCAGCCTCGGGGACCACTTGATTTGATGTCTCTTCCTGTTTCTGGATCTGTTCCAAAGAAAGTTCAGGATTTTGTGGAGGGTTTACATGAAGTTCATAATGCTGTGTATGATCATTTGACCCGAGCTAATCTGAAGTATAAGCAAGCTGCTGATCAGAAGCGTAGGCATGTTGAGTTCGAGGAAGGTGATTTTGTTTGGGCTGTTTTGACTAAAGATCGTTTTACAGTTGGGGAATACAACAAGTTATCAGCAAAGAAGATTGGCCCAATTGAAATCGTGGAGAAGATCAATCCGAATGCATATCGTCTAAAGCTGCCTAGTCACATTCGTTGTTCTGATGTGTTGAACGTGAAGCATTTGTTGCCTTATTATGgagattcttctgatgatgaacctGTTGGTAATTCGAGGGCGAATTTTGTCTATCCAGGGGGgaatgatgcgggcccaagtgtggaggaacggactattttgtatttggaggcccaagaccgcgtaacaaaagggccttcactaaaatggctctaacttgggctacgggggtccgttttggacgtgcgaccaggcgattcgaacgtgagaacgagctccatcttgctgcaaacgcctacTGCGGTTTCTGTCATCGTCCAGGCCGAAAAAcacttatttctattagttatttgcatttttatgttttttggactattttgggcattttgttttaggccgtgtgtttggcccgttatctttttttaggcccgtttcgaatttctgttcttatttatatgtccctttaGTAAATGAAGcaatcagacttgaattttgagaaaactgaattttcacttcaaattctgtgccctttgggttgcaatttgggggttggggaagaactacacgggtattcgtagaatcaacgtgtttgatcttcactTATCGTACCACACACTATATCAATTCTCCTCCTCGATCAGTTCTCAGAGTTTTGATTAAATAACCGGATTGTCTTTCATTTAGAGCTTTGAATGTTTTGAAGAAATTCAATGCTTctgatttatattttaaaaagaaTACCCGAGTTTTTCTTGAATAATCATCGATAAAGGTAATGAAATACTTACATCCTCCTATGGATTCTGTTCGCATAGGACTACATATATCAGAGTGAACCAACTCTAAGGGTTTACTAGCTTGCCATGTAACCTTCTTCGAGAATGCCTTCCTTGCCTATTTTCCCGAAATACACCCTTCACATACACTCTCGTCCTTTATAATTTTAGGTAGTCCGAGTACGGAACCTTTGTTTCCCATACTGACTAATGTATCCATGTTGACATGAGCATATCTTTTATGCCATAAAGTTGATATCTCTTTATTGTCATAGTCATTGCAAAGTTCAGATCATTACCTAGACGAAGAGGAAACATCTTATTGTTTGTCATTTTAATGTCTCCGATAGCTTCATTATTTACATCCTTAATAATGCATCGATCCTTCTTGAAAAGTACTACATATCCTTTTTGTATAAGTTGCCCTACGCTTAATAGGTTATGTTTCAAACCTTTAACATAAAATACGCTTGGTATTTTCCGTGTTTGTTCCTTAATTTTTATCGATACTTCACCACACCCAAGCACTTCTAGTCGTTTATCATCACCGGTCCTGACTTCTTTCTTTACTGTTTCGTCTAGTTTAACAAACAGATCCCTGTTTCCGGTCATGTGGTTGCTGCAACCACTATCCAAATACCAACAATCATCTTTGACTGTTTCTTCCATATTAAAAATCATAAACATTGTATCATCTTGGTCTGTGATATCTTCATCTCTGTGTGTTAAAACATTATCAGATTTGTCGTTGTCATCTTTTCTTTGACAAAATTTAGCCGTGTGGCCTAATCTCTGACAATTATAACATCTAACCGAGTTCCAGTTTCGGCCCCTGTTTCTACCTCTTCCCTTTCCTCCTGTTTCGTTTCTGGATTGACCATACTTGTCATGACTTGAGTTTTGTAATTGAAATGCATGTTCAGTTGGAACATCTTCATATCTCTTCAATCTCAATTCATGAGATTGAAGAATTCCCATCAATTCCTCAGTCGAGACATTTTCCAGATCCTTAGTTTCTTCGATAGTGATCACAACCGACTCGAAATTTCGAGTTAAACTTCGTAGAATCTTCTCTACTATTCGTTGTTCACTAATCGCTTCTTCATTCATCCTTAATTTATTAACTACGAGAATTATTCTGTTGAAATAATCTTCAACAGATTCTCCTTCCTTCATATTTAATGCATCAAATTCACAACGAAGGGATTGAAGTTTAATAGATTTTACCCGATTTTCTCCTTGATAGGATTTACGTAAAATACTCCATGTTTCCTTTGATGATTTTGCCAGGGCAATCCTTTCGAAAATGGTGTCTCCCACTGATTGAAATAATATATGTAATGCCCGCTTGTCCTTTTTGACTGCATCTTTGTGTGCCGCTGTTGCTTCTTCGGTGGGATTTGTACCCAGTTCGCGAATTCCTTCTTCAACAACACCCCATAATTCTTGAGATTCAAACAGAACTTTGATTTGAATATTCCAGTGGTAATAATTCTGTCCAATAAATTTGGGAACCTGTGTTTGTATTCCTTGCATCTGATTCATCGGTGAATTTAGTTTGATTTTGTGGATTGGATggatgtggctctgataccactatgttagAATTCTGATATTAGGGTTTGAAGAACGAGAGTTTTGTTCATATGATAATGAATTGATAATCTTCGAATGTCGTAATACATATGGATATATACACGAATAACAGTGGCAGTAACCGCCACATAAAAAACTTAGgttaataaaataataacaataatattaataTGATCTAGCTTATCATTTTATCCGTCTAACATCTTATTCACTTCCTAGAATCTCTTCTAGTCAGTTATTGGTAGCTCATTCACCTATGTTGACTACTGTCAATTACACCGCACGTCAACAAAGCCGACAACCTGGACGTTTTGCAGGCTCCAATGGATAGTTTAAACTTTAAATGATTTCTGCAAGTTTTTGTTTTTTGGTCTCAATTTGTGTTTGTGATGTTTGCTTTTGCTGTATAAGTTGAATTCAGACTTAATTTGACCAGGAAAATAACTAGAAGTGTTTGTGACCAACTTGATATTTTTTAGAATGACCCATTTTGACCAGTACCCATTTTTGTCAAAATCCGTTTTGACCTGAACCAAAACGACTACTTTTTCAACATGACTGTCCTGACCCAAACCCACTTTGACCTGTTACTGTGCCTGATCTGATCCGCCCGTCCAGATAAAACCGAGGCAACCACAGTAGGTGCAATCAGACAGGAAACTGTTATTGCTATCGA
This is a stretch of genomic DNA from Helianthus annuus cultivar XRQ/B chromosome 16, HanXRQr2.0-SUNRISE, whole genome shotgun sequence. It encodes these proteins:
- the LOC110917913 gene encoding LOW QUALITY PROTEIN: uncharacterized protein LOC110917913 (The sequence of the model RefSeq protein was modified relative to this genomic sequence to represent the inferred CDS: substituted 1 base at 1 genomic stop codon) — translated: MGYWSAANATEAYIKTMKMGKRANEPDGAEFISAIAAGNNAQFMVVACAAMAGSTTLGIIAASHQTGGRLVCIVKGIGQLESSKQVLNSDTYRVEFVVGNAESLLSNEYKSADFVVIDCNLENHXGILGAIQSNREKRTIVLGCNAYWKDSRVWSRSNGHLLPIGEGLLMRRVPGKCENSGGRRRHWVVKVDKCTGDEHVFRIKSAGGKVV